A genomic window from Candidatus Bathyarchaeota archaeon includes:
- a CDS encoding M42 family metallopeptidase: MKLVEVLEKFSNVNGVTGREDQVRNLLENYLKPYVDEIKEDKLGNLIGFKKGKADAPTVMIAAHMDEVGLMIKNIKKKGFLQFTKIGGIDDRVLFAQKVIVHTEKGPLVGVVGAKPVHIQKDEERKKVIDADHLFIDIGAKDKEEAEKMGVQVGDVVSFDIQFGKLNKNVVLGKAFDDRVGCAILVEVMKQLQDCDCNVYVVGTIQEEVGLRGATIAAFSIQPDLGLAVDVTVAGDTPGVVEGDAPAKMGGGPALTVADAGLITHPKVLRLLIDSAKENKISYQLETGIRGCTDAAKIALTRDGVPSGVVSVPARYIHSPAGIINLDDVQKTVDLLVCVVKNVPKHF; encoded by the coding sequence TTGAAGTTAGTTGAAGTTCTGGAAAAGTTTTCCAATGTTAATGGCGTAACTGGGCGAGAAGACCAAGTTCGAAACTTGCTTGAAAATTACTTGAAACCCTACGTTGACGAAATCAAAGAAGATAAACTAGGGAACCTAATTGGATTTAAGAAAGGCAAAGCCGATGCGCCCACGGTTATGATTGCTGCCCACATGGACGAAGTGGGATTAATGATTAAAAACATCAAGAAAAAAGGCTTTTTGCAGTTCACAAAAATTGGGGGAATCGATGATAGGGTGCTTTTTGCTCAAAAAGTTATTGTTCACACGGAAAAAGGTCCACTAGTTGGAGTTGTAGGCGCGAAACCAGTTCATATTCAAAAAGACGAAGAACGCAAAAAAGTCATTGACGCTGACCACCTGTTTATCGACATCGGAGCCAAAGACAAAGAAGAGGCAGAAAAAATGGGGGTTCAAGTTGGGGATGTTGTTAGTTTTGACATCCAGTTTGGCAAATTAAACAAAAACGTTGTTTTAGGGAAAGCCTTCGACGACCGTGTGGGTTGCGCAATTTTGGTTGAAGTAATGAAGCAGCTACAAGATTGTGACTGTAACGTTTACGTTGTGGGCACAATTCAGGAGGAAGTAGGCTTGCGTGGAGCCACCATTGCAGCTTTTAGTATTCAACCTGATTTAGGCCTTGCAGTTGACGTTACTGTTGCTGGGGACACCCCAGGAGTAGTAGAAGGGGATGCTCCTGCCAAGATGGGTGGAGGTCCAGCGTTAACGGTTGCGGATGCAGGTTTGATTACCCATCCTAAGGTGTTGCGGTTGCTAATTGATTCAGCAAAAGAAAACAAAATTTCGTATCAGTTGGAAACGGGAATTCGAGGTTGCACAGATGCAGCAAAAATTGCATTAACAAGGGATGGAGTTCCCAGTGGCGTCGTTTCTGTTCCTGCTCGGTACATTCACAGTCCAGCAGGCATAATCAATCTGGACGATGTCCAGAAAACTGTTGATTTGTTGGTTTGTGTAGTAAAGAATGTTCCAAAACATTTTTGA
- a CDS encoding 30S ribosomal protein S10, translating to MVRKARIKLTSTDYKKLENVCGELKLIAEKTGVKITGPHPLPTKKLKVPVRKTPCGQGTATWDRWELRIHKRLIIVDAEERVMRRIMRVRVPEEVFVSIELM from the coding sequence ATGGTAAGAAAAGCGAGAATCAAGCTCACAAGCACCGACTACAAAAAGCTTGAAAATGTATGTGGAGAACTAAAACTCATCGCTGAGAAGACCGGCGTAAAAATAACAGGACCACATCCCCTGCCAACAAAGAAACTCAAAGTGCCCGTACGCAAAACCCCCTGCGGTCAAGGAACTGCGACATGGGACCGATGGGAACTGCGAATACATAAGCGCCTTATCATAGTTGACGCAGAAGAACGAGTAATGCGCCGAATCATGAGGGTCCGAGTACCCGAAGAAGTTTTCGTCAGCATTGAACTGATGTAA
- a CDS encoding metal ABC transporter ATP-binding protein, with amino-acid sequence MSEDAIIKLENVSTVYEGETRPALKGINLTFKQNELVYIVGPNASGKTTLIETINGLLPAFNGKVTVFGLDLKSNGKKIRCQIGYVPQDFMVKPGEPYKALDVVLMGRYGQIGFLKQPEAEDKQKALDAMKLIGIEDLADRAMGKLSGGQQQKVMLARALAKKPKILLLDEPFSNLDPDSRGQIPLLITKLHDEQDLTTLIVTHDVHHMLDHCNRVVVITGGKVTFDGTPEQALPIVENHPHTTNLEEHRQ; translated from the coding sequence ATGTCTGAAGACGCGATAATTAAGCTCGAAAACGTCTCAACAGTTTATGAAGGCGAAACACGACCCGCCCTCAAAGGAATCAACCTAACTTTCAAACAAAACGAGCTAGTTTACATCGTCGGACCAAACGCGTCTGGAAAAACAACTTTAATTGAAACCATAAATGGGTTGCTCCCTGCATTTAACGGAAAAGTAACAGTTTTTGGATTGGATCTAAAATCGAATGGCAAAAAAATCAGGTGTCAAATCGGATATGTGCCCCAAGACTTTATGGTCAAACCTGGGGAACCTTACAAAGCCCTTGACGTAGTTTTGATGGGTCGATACGGGCAAATTGGTTTTCTTAAACAACCCGAAGCCGAAGACAAACAAAAAGCCCTCGACGCAATGAAACTAATCGGCATCGAAGACCTAGCAGATCGGGCAATGGGTAAACTTTCTGGTGGGCAACAACAAAAAGTAATGCTGGCTCGTGCTTTAGCTAAAAAACCAAAAATCCTGCTTTTGGATGAGCCCTTCAGTAATTTAGACCCAGATTCACGGGGACAAATCCCTTTGTTGATTACTAAACTTCATGATGAGCAAGACTTAACCACCCTTATTGTTACTCATGATGTCCATCACATGCTGGATCACTGCAACCGGGTTGTTGTTATAACTGGTGGCAAAGTAACTTTTGACGGAACCCCTGAACAAGCATTGCCTATTGTAGAAAACCATCCTCACACAACTAACTTGGAGGAACACCGCCAATGA